Genomic DNA from Acidisoma sp. PAMC 29798:
TAACCAGTCCGCGAGCACCACGTTGCGGGCGGTCGATGCGATGGCGTGAATGTCGCCTCGGAAATGCGTGGCTAGCATGTGAAAGGCCGTTCCGGCACCGAGGCCGAACAAGACAGTCGCGCTCATGATATGGATCGTGAGGAGCACGCTATGAGCGTTCATCGTCATCTTTCATCGAGCAAGGCGGACCAGATTATCATTGCGGCCAGAACCGGGATGTTTTTGAGCAGTGCACCGTAAGGATCGGCCCAGAGTTTGGGATCGGCGAAACCGATGCCGACTGTGTAGCCGAACACGATGACAATCTGGGCATAGGCCAGAAGGCGGCCTGCCCGCCCCATCGCGATACCGACGGCGAGCGCGATGTCGAGAAGGGAGAAGGCGATTCCGATCGGGCTACCCCACGACATGGGTAAGTGGAGGGCTTGCATGATCCTGCCCTCGTCGGCCGGCGGATTGAGCAGGCCGGCGAGACCTGAGCCGGCCCACAGCGCCACCAGCGCGATTGTAAGTGCTGGACGCAGGAAGAAAAGGCGGCTGTGCCATCTGTCCTGCACGTGGGAGGGTGCCGATTGGAAAGCCTCAGCCATCGTGCGCGGCCTGAACCCAATGATCTGCTGGAAGGCGATTGGGTCGCCGATGTTGCCGTAGGTCATTTGGTCGATCGAGGTTGTGCGGATCGGGCCGGTACCGGCGACGTCACCTACTTTAGCCGCGATGCGGACCAATCTCTCCGGCATCTTCAACACGGGGACGGTTGGCAGGTCTAGCCAAGTGCGCGTCTGCTGCACGATCTCCCGCAGGGTTAGCGTCTCGGGACCGCAGGGTTCCAGCGTCTGTTGGCACAGGTCGTCGCGCGTGAGGCACGCGCTAATGGCGTGGGCGAGATCATCCGCGTGGATGGGCTGGAAGCGCTGGTCGCCATCTCCAACCAGCGGCGTCACGAATGGGAAGCCGGCGAGCCCCCTGATCGCCGAGGTCCCGCCATAGCTGCCCGATGCATAGACCAAGGAAGCCCGCAGCAAGACCCAAGGGAGTTTGCGCCCCTTGAGATCGTCATCTGCGGCCTTTTTGGTAAGAGCGTATTCGGTGCCGGCGTCGGTATCGGCGCTGATCGCCGACAATTGGACCACTCGGCCGATCTGTAAGCGTTCGCACGCCGCGAAGAGGGCGACGGGTGCGGTGGTGTGAATATCCCGCGCCGACTGACCGGCCCCTGACTGCAGGATGCCCGCGCAGTTCACCACCGCGTCAATCACGGCAAGAAGGGGCAGCCAATCATCTGGGGATTTCATCCGATTGAGGTCAAGCTGTACAGCATTGATCTCGGGGAACCGACGCTTGATGCTGGCGATATCGCGGACGCCGGCGGTGACAAAATGGCCATCCGTCAGCAGTCGGGCGGCCACATGACGCCCGATAAAGCCTGTTGCGCCGAGGAGAAGAACCTTCAATGGCGCGGCTTCCAGCAAAGGGTGAGAGGGCCCTATATCCTAGTCCCGGTCCATCTCCCAATTTCCTCTTTGTCAGCGTCGGCGACGATAAAACGAAGAGCTTTGGGCAAGCGCCGCCAAACGCTCAGTTTCGGGCGCCGGCTTGCTCTCTAATCGAGATAGACCTCAGGCAGTCCGACCTGCTTGGTGGCCCAGAGGCAGCGGACCCTATTCCCCGGAGCTTCGCCCTGACCGGCGAGTCTCCCAAGGCCACTCCCGCATAAGGCGCATGAGCCAATCCGGCTTGAAGAATGCCACGACGGCGATGAGGTAGGGGATAACCACAATGACCACGAAAAACGACACGTTGACGTCCTTCCGTTCGGAGGTTTTCGCATAGCTTCGCAGAGCGATGATAGGAGCATAGGCGCACACCGATCCACAGCCAAATACCAGCAAGCAGCCAGGTTTGGTAGAACCTGGGTCACGTCGCCACCCTCCGGCTGCTCCGCCAAGGCCGCCCCTATCCCTGCCCCCGCATCATAAACGGGCCGAAGACTTGACCGTGCTAGAGCGCCTTTAAGATCTGCTCCACCATCTTCTTTGCGTCGCCGAATAGCATCATCGTATTGTCTTTGAAGAAAAGCGGATTCTCCACGCCGGCATAGCCGGATCCCATGCCCCGTTTGAGAAACAAGACGGTCTTCGCCTTCTCGACTTCGAGGATCGGCATGCCAAAGATGGGTGAGCCGCGATCCGTCTTGGCAGCGGGGTTCGTCACGTCATTGGCCCCAATCACAAAGGCCACGTCTGCCTGGCCAAACTCCGCATTGATGTCGTCAAGCTCAAACACGTCGTCATAAGGCACGTTCGCTTCCGCCAATAAGACGTTCATGTGGCCCGGCATCCGGCCGGCGACAGGATGAATGGCATAGCGCACCTGAACGCCTTCCTCCTTCAGCCGATCTCCCATCTCCCGCAAGGCGTGCTGAGCCTGCGCGACCGCCATCCCGTAACCTGGAACGATGATAACCTGTCCAGCGTTTTTCATGATGAAGGCGGCGTCCTCGGCCGCACCTTGCTTCACCGGCCTTGCGTCGGCAGCCGCACCGGTTGTCACACCGGTTTCACCACCGAAGCCCCCAAGGATCACCGCAACGAAGCTCCGATTCATCGCCGCGCACATGATGTAGCTCAAGATTGCGCCGGAAGAGCCGACAAGAGCGCCGGTGATGATCAGGGCCAGATTGCCAAGGGTAAAGCCAATCCCGGCGGCGGCCCACCCCGAGTAGGAATTGAGCATGGAGACGACGACCGGCATATCGGCGCCGCCAATTGGAATGATCATCAGCACGCCGAGCGCGAGAGCGGCGATGACAATGAGCCAAAATACAATATGCGCCTGGGTCAGAATAAAGATGACGATGAGCACAATGAGGGACGCGAGGAGCGCCGCGTTGATGACATGACGATTGGGAAGCATGATGGGCGTGCCGGACATATTGCCATTGAGCTTGGCAAAGGCGATGACCGACCCGGTAAAGGTGATGCCGCCGATGCCCAATCCAATCGACATTTCGACGAGTGAGCCGACGTCAATATGGCCGGGGATCCCAATGCCAAACGCCTGCGGTGCATAAAGGGCCGCGGCTGCCACGCAGACGGCGGCAAGACCGACGCCGGAGTGAAAGGCTGCAATGAGCTGTGGCATGGCCGTCATCGCCACGCGTCGCGCCACCACGGCACCGATGCCGCCGCCCAGGGCCAGACCCAGAATGACAAGACCCCAACCGCCAAGACTATCGGACGGTGCTGACGCCAGCGTCGTCAGAATCGCGATCGCCATCCCCGCCATGCCCATGGCGTTGCCGCGCCGCGCGGAACGGGGCGATGACAAGCCACGGAGGGCCAGGATGAAGAGGATACCCGAGGAGAGGTAGAGAAGTTGCGCGAGATCGACGAACATGACGCGGCTCAATCTCTGGTCGTGGCTGTGACGTTAGCAGCCTTCGGCGGGGCCGCTTGTCGGGGCTTGTACATCCCGATCATGCGCTGCGTCACCAAGAAGCCGCCGAAGATGTTGATTGACGCCAGCACGAGGGCAATGAACCCGAACACCCGCGCGATCCATGGCCCGTGGCCCATAACGCTATGCAGCGAGGCAGCGACGGCCAGCAATGCGCCTACGACGATCACTGAGGAGATTGCATTCGTCACCGCCATCAGCGGCGTGTGAAGGGCCGGCGTGACAGACCAGATCACGTAATATCCGACGAAGATCGCCATCACGAAGATGGCCAGTCGAAAGATGAAAGGGTCAATCGCCCCGAAGGTCAGCGCATGGGCGGAAGCCCCCGCACCGGTGGCGAGCTGATCGATATCTTGGTGCATCGCAAAACTCCTCTGATGCCGGTTCTTGCTTCAGGTGACTAGGTGGCGATCTTGAAGTTTGGGTGGACAACCTGACCATCCCGGGTGAGCAATGTCGCGCGCACCAATTCATCGTCCCAGTTCGGGCTGATGGTGTTCGTTGTCTTGTCGATCATCGTCTCGACAAAGCTGAGGAGGTTGCGGGCATAGAGGGCGGAGGCCGAGGCCGCGACCCGTCCGGCCGTATTGGCGTAACCCAGGATACGGACGCCGTTGGTCGTCTCGACGTCGCGTCCCGCTTCGGAGCCTTCCACGTTGCCGCCTCGTTCGACCGCCAGATCGACGATCACCGATCCTGGACGCATCGACGCCACCATCGCGGCCGTGACAAGGCGCGGGGCGGGCCGGCCGGGAATGAGGGCCGTCGTCACGACAATGTCCTGCTTTGCGATATGGCCGACGACAAGCGCCGCTTGCTTCGCCTGATACTCCGCCGACATCGGCTTCGCATAACCAGCTGCACTCTCGGCCTGGCGAAATTCATCGTCTTCAACGGCCACGAATTTGGCGCCGAGGGATGCAATCTGTTCTTTTGCGGCAGGTCGCACATCCGTTGCGGTGACGATGGCGCCCAAACGTCTGGCCGTGGCGATTGCCTGAAGACCGGCCACCCCTGCGCCCATGACGAAGATCCGCGCCGCCGGAATGGTACCGGCCGCCGTCATCATCATTGGCAAAACGCGACCGTAGCTCGCGGCGGCGTCGATAATCGCGCGATAACCCGCGAGGTTAGCCTGTGAGGACAGCACATCCATGCTCTGCGCCCGTGTGATGCGCGGCATGAGTTCCATGGCGAAGGAGGTCAGGCCGGCGCTGGCAATCGCCGCCAAGGCAGCCTCCTGACCATAGGGATCCATGATCGCCAACATCAAAGCACCCGCAGGACAGGCGGCAAGCTCCGCCAGTTGTGGCCGCCGCACCTTCAAGATGACGTCTGCATCCTGCATGACGGTCTCAGGCTCAGCCACCGTGGCGCCTGCGGCCACATAGTCCTGGTCTGGGATGCCGGATCGCATACCGGCGCCTCGGGCAACAACGACCGAGGCGCCAAGCTTGGTGAGCTTGCCGACAGTCTCGGGCGTTGCTGCAACCCTGGTCTCATCCTGATCGATTTCCGCGGGAACGGCGATGCGCATTCTTGACCTCAAATCTAAAGCACAAGGTTTAGATGAAACCGTACCGGCAGTGTCGATCACGTCTTCCGCCGACGTGATCGACAATCGGAGACGGCGCATCGCTTTACGGGGAAGATGCCCAGGCAGACACGCGCGTTGCGAAGGGCCGCGCTATGACGGAAATTGCGCCAACAACCACCTCGGCTGTCGCGGCATCGACGCGATCGCTCCGCGTCGTGGACGACTATTCCGTTTTATAGAAGAAGGCGGCTTCATCGCTTTATGCTGCACAGCAGCAAAGGATTGATTGGTGCCCGCCGGGCAACTCAAAGCTTGTATGACTGCACCCATTGAAACCATTTCTGCCCGCTTCCAAGACAATTATGTCCGAATGCGCAGCAGCTGGACAACAGCCGCCTGCTGCGCATTCCACGCCGCAGGAGCCATCAGCCCTATGGGCGGTCTATTTTTGGGGGACTCCATCCCATAACGCACTCACTATTGGGCTTTTGTGATGTCGCGTCAACAAGCGATCGATTTCGCCGGGTGGCGAAAACGACCAAAATGACTTGAGGCAGACGAAAGCGCATATCGCACTGAAAGCCGATCGCGCCGCGTCGATTCCCCACGTTGCTTGCTACCAGGCGAGGGTGCGTCGCCCGATGGTGGCGCCCAAGCCGGCCATGACCAAGATCGCGAGCGGGTACCAGAGAGCAACGAACACCCCCGCATCGTTCTTACAGGCCAGCGCATAGGCGGTGGCGCCGAGGGCGCCGGACAAGGCGCCAACAATGGCGCCGACCACGGCCGGGCGGGTGACGGCGCCCATCCGCATCACGCCCAGCAGCAGGACCAGCGGCGGCAACGACACGCCCAGAATCGTCAGAACGCATTCATGGACGGAGATGTCCGAATTTCCGAGGAAGGAAAGGCCTGAACGGTCGGTGACCGCGCGGAAGGCGAGGATGAGCACGGCCGGCACGAAAGCCAAGACCGTCAATCGGCGGCTGCCCGGCAAGGCGGCGCGGCTCGCCAAAACGAGGCCGCCCAGACCCAAGGCCAGCATGCTCGCAACCTTATAAGCGAAGGGCGCGCGATGCATGGCGGAGGCGAAATCCGGCCGCGCCCCGTCCCATAGCAACACCAGCGCCACCGACACGCCGAGCGATACCAGGGCCGCGATCACGAGCATCACCTTGAAGGCGCGGGGCCGGGCCATCCGGCTGCGGCCCGCCTGTGCCGCAAGGCCGCCGATCAGGCCATTGGTACGCGCGGCGGTTGTCATCTCCTCTCTCCCGGTCATGGTGTGTCGTCCTGCCGGGCCTTGGCGCTCAGGCGCCGCAGAGCGCGGTGATACAGCACGCGCACCGAACCCTCACTGGTATGGAGCTGCTGGGCCGTAGCGCGGACGGTGGCGCCGTCAACGCCGAGGGCCCGCACAACATGGCGTTGGCTTGGCGGCAGATCGGCGAGGTGGCGATCAATGTCCTGCATGGTCCGGTCGGGATCCTCGGCGGGTGCGGCGAAGATTTCCGCCATCTCCTCCATGGTGATGTCGACTTGGCGCGCGGCGTCGCGACGCAGGCGACGCGCCGTATCGATGAACTTGTAGCGGGTGATGGTGAACAGCCAGGGCATGAACGGCCGGGTGTCGTCCCAGGTATGCCGCTTGCCATGCAGCCCGATCAGAATTTCCTGCACCACATCCTCCGTCTCATCCACGCCCAGGCCGAATTTGGCCAAACGCGCGCGGATCAGTCGGCGCAGCATGATCGCGACCTCCTTGAGCAGGCGCTCATAGGCCGCGGCATCGCCCCGCCGCTCCGCACGCATCGCCTCCGCCCACTGAATTTCGCGCGGAGTGACGTCAGTGTGTTCGATGGTCATGCTGGCAATCTTAACGGCCGCATGGGAATGCCAGCCATGCGCACCTTAATCGCGCGCCGTGTTGCGCGGGCCGTGTTCACTTCGAAAACCTCATTGAAGCATTGTGCTTTCAAACGTCGTTTTGACAAGGACAGCGAAGATGAAGATGTACAAGACAGGGGCCGCCGTGGCTCTTTGCCTGATGGCCGCCGCAGCCGCCAGCCTCCCGGCCCATGCCCAGACAACCGCCGCTCCGGTAAAGGCCCACAACGTCGTGCTCGTGCATGGCGCATGGGCCGACGGATCGAGCTGGGACAAGGTCATTCCCATTCTGCAGGCTGCCGGCCTGCATGTCACGGCGGTGCAGAATCCGCTGACCTCGCTCGCGGCAGCCGATGCCGAGACGCGCCGCGTGCTGGCGCTGCAGGATGGCCCCACCGTGCTGGTCGGGCATTCCTTTGCCGGCACCATCATCAGCGACACCGGCGACGCCGCGAACGTGTCGGCACTGGTCTATGTCGCGGCGCGGGCGCCCGACGCGGGAGAGGACTTCATTGCCTTATCAAAGAAGTTTCCCAGCGTGCCGGCGCATTCCGGACTGGTCGTCCATGACGGTCTCTCCACGCTGAGCGAAAACGCCTTCACCCAATACTTCGCCAATGGCCTTCCCCATGCGCAGGCCGAAGTTCTGTTCGCCGAGCAACAGCCAACCGCCACCTCGACCTTCTCAGCCCGCACGACAGTGGCTGCCTGGCATGACAAACCGAGCTTCTATGCCGTGGCCAAGCAGGATATGACCATATCGCCCGATCTCGAGCGTTTCGTCGCCAAGCGCATGCACGCGACGACCATCGAGGTTGAGTCTGGCCATCTCGCCATGGTCGTTCAACCGCAGGCGATTGCCGACCTCATCCTCAAGGCCGCCGGCCAAGAGAAATAGCGCTGCCCGACCGCGAGCCTCCCTTTCACACCAACAGACTGGACACGTTTATCATGATCACCGCACGGAACATCCTTCTCGCCGCCGCCCTTTTGGTGGCCCCGCCCCTCGCCTCGGCGAGTTTCGCGCAAAGCACCACGGGCGGCACCACCGTCACGTCGCCGATTTCGGGCTATGCGACACATACGCTCAAGACCAAGCATCATCACAAGGTGATCCATGGATTGAAGACGGGCCCCGGTGCTAAGGCCGGTTCGGGCAGCGGCATGGGTGAGAGCAGCGGCAGCTCATCCGGCAACTAAGTCTGATCGTATCGGACTGAAGCAATGTTGCTTCAGTCCGATACGTGAACGGCTCTCTGAACCAGAGTCGTTACCAGATGGCGGCGTCAAGCCGATCTGCGGATCGGTATCCTGTCAGCCAAGCGTCAGCAAGAGATTGCTCGACAAACGGACAGTGCATTTCTCCACTCGCAAATGCGCCAAAACCCGAAGCGACCGCATCATCGATAAGAGTCCGGTGCGTTTTTCGAACGAGCGCTGCGAGCACAACAGATGCGATGAAAGTCTTCAGCACTCTCAAAACAAGCCCCCGAATCGGTCTCTATCGACGCTCGGTCGGCTGATACGCACGCGACGTTACGCGACTATGTCCGGGCAGTTGCACTTTGTAAGCGCATAGGAATAGCCGCAGGCTTATGAGGCAAAGTGGGAGGCGAGAACGTCTCGTGCTGTCGTCCACGGCCTGATGCCGTATCGGTCATTGTCGAGGGGTTCGAGCTTGCCACGTCCGCTCGACATATCGCGCAGGTACTGCATGCCCTGCCAAACTGGAAACACCGCATCACCCGAGGGGCTGATGGTTCGCGCGGCGGTGATGACGACGCTCAGCAAACCAATTCCGCCCGGGCGCAGCAAGCCGAACTTCTTCCCTGTGAGTTCTGTCATCAGCGCGGCCAAATCACGCGGGCTCACCGCCGCCCCAGCAATCCGCAGGAACCGGGGTGCGCCGTCATCCAGCGCCGCCTCTGCCACATACTCCGCCACGTCGTCCTTGGTTGTGAAGTCGAGCTTTTGGTCCGCGCTCCCCCAGTAAAGGATCTTATGGCGTTTATGGAGGACAATGGGTGCTTGTCCCGCGAGCAAATCGGCAAACGCGCCGTTCAGCACCGATGTCGCTTTGATCGGTCGCTCGTCGATCCGCGCCATGAATTGACGCCGCAAATCAAGATTGCGGTTGTCTCCCGGAAGCGTCTTAGTGAAATCGAGAGAATAGTCGGACGGGATGAACCTCGGGACGCCCGCCGCGACGGCGGCTTCAAGCAATTTGCCTTGCATGCCAAGGATCACAGATTCAAGGCCGTTGAGGGCCGACACGACACAAGCGGCACCGTCGCAGGCGTGTCGCAGTGCGGGCGCATCCTCATAATCGACTTCAACCAGTGTCGCGCCCGCCGCTTCCAGACTCGACCGAAGGGCGGCCGAACTGCCGGATCTGATAAGGGCCCGGTACACGATATCTCGGCGGCCCAAAGAGGCTGCGATACGCCCGCCGAGATCGCCCGTTGCCCCCGCAAGAACGATAGGTGGAGTTTGCCTCATAAGCGGATGACCTTGAGCCAAACGGGGTCCGTAGGTTCGGGCATATCTTCATCTCCGCGTTCAATCAGACAGCGACCGCCGAGAGCTATCAGAAAACCCAGACGTCAGCACCTCATGCGTTGCAACGACATCCGAAGAACCTCTGCTAGATTGGCCTCATTGCCTCTATGGCGGATACATTGACGGGTGCCTTCGCAGACGGCGTAGCCGCGACCAGGACATCCACCAAGTTGATGCATTCCGCTTTACCCGTCGCGAGCAATTCGCGGAACGACCGGATGCGCGACATGAGCCACAGCACAGCCGCCACAACCCAAGCCGGGCTGCGGTCAATCCGCGTCTTCGCGCTTGGATAGAGATCATATCCGAGACCCTTGATGAGCGTGAAACTCGCGTGGACACCCTGCGCCAAAACGAGCGCTTCGCCCCATGAGGCGCCGCCGCCGCGTCGCTCACCCGCGACAGAGACGCTTTCGAACGCCACGCAGAGTGGGACGTGACAGCGAAGCCAGAGCGGCATGTCAGGCTCGCATTTGGCGGGCACACCGGCTGCATTGAAGACATCGACCCAGCGCTGCTGGCCCATGATGGTCTTTTGTCCACCCGCGCCAATGGTCGCCTTGAGCCTGCCTTCCGCGGTCAGCATTGCCTGCACAAACGGCATGCCGAAGGCGCATCGCGCGGCACCGACCGCTTCCTGCAACCGCTCCGGATGAAAGGTGTTGAACATGAACTGGATGCATTTGGCCGCGCTGCGCCGCAAAGCGGGCAAAAGCGCGTCTGTCTGGTGCGCCAGAAGCGTGACGATCACCAGGTCATAGGGCGTGTCCTCATCAAGCGCGCTGGCAACACGCATCGCCGCCCGTTCGCCTTTGACGTCGATAATACCACCGTCGCGTTCGAGCTGCTGCAGACGGAGAGACCCCGGGCGCGCAATAACGGTGACATCGTGATGCCCGATGCGCGCGAGTTGAAAGGCGAATGTGCTGCCGATTTTTCCGGCGCCGAGAACGGCGATTCGAAGCGGCGAAGAAGGCGCGAGCATGAGGAGGACCTTTATCTTGTCACTGTCTAGTTCCCCTATCTCGGATCAGGCGACGGGCTTGTCAAGGGCAATCTTGTCAGCGTAAAGATTTTCCATGACCACGCCATATCATCACGGAGCCCTTCCTGCGGCGTTGCTTCAGGCGGCGGAGGCCATTCTCGAACGGGAGGGGATTGGTGCGCTCACGATGCGTGGGGCGGCGCGGGAAGCGGGGGTTTCGCACGCCGCGCCCTCCCATCATTTCGGAGATCTGTCCGGCCTGCTGACCGCTTTGGCGGCGTCTGGATTTGTCCGGCTGCGCGAGCATGTTGAAACCGAGGTCGCGGTCGCCGAACCAGGCCGAAGCGCGCATCTCACCGCGCTCGGCCGGGGATATATTGGCTTCGCGCGGGCCTCGCCCGCGCTGTTTCAACTCATGTTCCGCTCGGAACGGCTTGATTGGTCAAATCCAGTGTTGTCGACTGCAGGCGCCGCAGCCTTCTCATTTTTGACGCTTCGTGAAACAGAGGGCGCGGTGCCCATCGCCTCTCATGGCATTCAAAGTTTGATGACCGCCACGGCGCGATGGTCGTTGATGCATGGGCTGGCGATGTTGCTCATCGATGGCAGGCTTGGCGCCATGTCGGACAGGGTGCCAGGTGCCGATGTTGATACCCTCATCGAACACGTGCTGACCTGCCTGGTGCGCCAGGAGATGTAAGGTCGTGCACGTGACAGCCCATCGCCCCAATTAAATCAGAGCGATGGGTGTGCCGGGGGAGCCTGTGGCGCCCACGATCGGCAGCGGGGCAAAGATATAAGCGAAGCGCCAAGCGTGCGTCTCCGCCAGTTCATCAAGCTTCATGCCCTCATGCAGATAGATGCCATGCTTCATAATGAGATGCTGGTGGACCGGATGAAAAACCTCCGGATCCACAGGCGGCACGACATCCACGGCAAAGTTGTCTGCGCCCACGACGCTCGGCGCTTTTTCCGCGAGCCATTCCGCCGCAGCGAGGCCCAGCCCCGGCGCGCCATCATAGAAGGTCGCGGCTTCGGTGCGGAAGCGCGACCCATGTCCCGTGCGAATGAGCACCGCATCGCCCGGCGCGAAGACCGTCTCGCTCAATCCCTGGCGCTCCAGACAGGCCTGGAGATCCGCCGGCGTGATCTCTTCCCCTAGGTCCATCACCCGCCCCTTCAGGCCCTGCACGTCCAGCAATAGGCCCGGCGTGAAGAAGACGGGTGCCTTCTCGATGCCGAGGCGTGTGAGGCCATAGGGGGACCAAATCTCGGAGAGCGGATTGCCGTTGTAGAAGCGGATATTGCCATGATCCGCCTTCTCACCGATCTGGCGTCCGAGATGGCCGAGCGCATCCATATGCGTACCGATCTGGCCGATCTCGGTCGCCAGGAACTCGTCGTTCCACACGGTCTTGCTGCGACCGCCATGGGGGCCGCCGGTGGGGCCGCCGGGCATGCGCAACCCGAACAGGCGGCCTGGCGCCAGGGGAATCTGCGCATCATACGGATGCCCAAGCTTGATGATCTCATGCCGGGATACCAGCGCCAGCGCCGCACGGATCTTCTCCGGGCCCATCAGATTGCCGTTGCCGCGCTGATCCTCCGCACCCCAGCGGGACGGATACCAATGCGTGCCCAGGGCAGGGCTTTCGGCCGGATCGTCGCTGCGCTGCTCCGCCATGAAACGTCCTTTACGGGCTTGCGGGTACGTCGGGCTTGGCGGCGCTCAGCTTGACGCGGCGTTTCGCGGCGGTCACCGCGAGACCCACCGCCAAGATCAGCATCGCGCCGTCAAAGATAGGCTCGACGAAAAACGGCGCGCCGAGCTGGTTGAGGCCGGCCACCGTCACTGCCAGCACCGCGACAGCGAGGATGGTGCCCCAGACATTGACACGCCCAGG
This window encodes:
- a CDS encoding cyclase family protein: MAEQRSDDPAESPALGTHWYPSRWGAEDQRGNGNLMGPEKIRAALALVSRHEIIKLGHPYDAQIPLAPGRLFGLRMPGGPTGGPHGGRSKTVWNDEFLATEIGQIGTHMDALGHLGRQIGEKADHGNIRFYNGNPLSEIWSPYGLTRLGIEKAPVFFTPGLLLDVQGLKGRVMDLGEEITPADLQACLERQGLSETVFAPGDAVLIRTGHGSRFRTEAATFYDGAPGLGLAAAEWLAEKAPSVVGADNFAVDVVPPVDPEVFHPVHQHLIMKHGIYLHEGMKLDELAETHAWRFAYIFAPLPIVGATGSPGTPIALI